The following are encoded in a window of Tessaracoccus flavescens genomic DNA:
- a CDS encoding sugar ABC transporter substrate-binding protein yields the protein MRKSLIAVATAGLTLSLAACGGGSGTSTSTPTTGVASPEATTASSPATSAPAATGSLTVWVDETRIDAFKQLGSAFQASTGVSLDVVQKPSQDIKTDFIAQAPTGEGPDLIVGAHDWVGDLQANGVIAPVELGDAVSGFNEIAIRGFTFDGQLYGVPYATENIGLVRNNGMVQDTPATFDELIAQGKAVEGAQFPVVIQQGAEGDAYHLYPVQTSFGASVFKVDADGAYTTELGMAGPEGEAFAAYLKKMADEKVVSASLGADQAKQAFLDKKTPYIVTGVWNIKDFQDAGIDVSVVPVPSAGGQPSAPFVGVQGVYLSSKSENALLANQFLEYLATPEAQDKLYEFAGRTPALTASADKVKDPILNGFAEAGKYGQPMPAIAAMGAVWKYWGAAELSIIEGKAEPAVAWQAMVKNINDAIAAA from the coding sequence ATGCGCAAGAGCCTCATTGCCGTTGCAACGGCTGGGCTGACCCTGTCTCTCGCCGCCTGCGGTGGCGGCAGCGGCACCTCCACCTCGACGCCCACCACGGGCGTCGCCAGCCCCGAGGCGACCACCGCCTCGTCGCCCGCCACGTCGGCCCCGGCCGCGACCGGCAGCCTGACCGTCTGGGTCGACGAGACCCGCATCGACGCCTTCAAGCAGCTCGGCTCGGCCTTCCAGGCCTCCACCGGCGTTTCGCTCGACGTCGTGCAGAAGCCCTCGCAGGACATCAAGACCGACTTCATCGCCCAGGCCCCGACCGGTGAGGGCCCCGACCTGATCGTCGGCGCGCACGACTGGGTCGGCGACCTCCAGGCCAACGGCGTGATCGCCCCCGTCGAGCTCGGCGACGCCGTCTCCGGCTTCAACGAGATCGCCATCCGCGGCTTCACCTTCGACGGCCAGCTCTACGGCGTTCCCTATGCCACCGAGAACATCGGCCTCGTCCGCAACAACGGCATGGTCCAGGACACCCCCGCCACCTTCGACGAGCTCATCGCCCAGGGCAAGGCCGTCGAGGGCGCCCAGTTCCCGGTCGTCATCCAGCAGGGTGCCGAGGGCGACGCCTACCACCTGTACCCGGTGCAGACCTCGTTCGGTGCGAGCGTGTTCAAGGTCGACGCCGACGGCGCCTACACCACCGAGCTCGGCATGGCCGGCCCCGAGGGTGAGGCCTTCGCCGCCTACCTGAAGAAGATGGCAGACGAGAAGGTCGTCTCCGCCTCGCTCGGCGCTGACCAGGCAAAGCAGGCCTTCCTCGACAAGAAGACCCCCTACATCGTCACCGGTGTCTGGAACATCAAGGACTTCCAGGACGCGGGCATCGACGTGAGCGTCGTCCCCGTCCCGTCCGCCGGTGGCCAGCCCTCCGCTCCGTTCGTCGGCGTCCAGGGCGTCTACCTCTCCTCGAAGTCCGAGAACGCGCTGCTCGCCAACCAGTTCCTCGAGTACCTGGCCACCCCTGAGGCCCAGGACAAGCTCTACGAGTTCGCCGGCCGCACCCCGGCCCTGACCGCCTCCGCGGACAAGGTCAAAGACCCGATCCTCAACGGCTTCGCCGAGGCGGGCAAGTACGGCCAGCCGATGCCGGCCATCGCCGCCATGGGTGCCGTGTGGAAGTACTGGGGCGCCGCCGAGCTCAGCATCATCGAAGGTAAGGCCGAGCCGGCCGTCGCATGGCAGGCCATGGTCAAGAACATCAACGACGCCATCGCAGCGGCGTAG
- a CDS encoding LacI family DNA-binding transcriptional regulator: protein MAGSKLEGEEETVIPARVKLADIAEIAGVSTATVSRVINEKPVVAETTRASVLAALEALGHPLDSPSPDQRDGLIAVIVPELGNPTFAAFANELSLQLCRSPRTDSDGGMHRFGHRPALQNPSQSRTARLATWSSSTPCRQAPGARPSSSLPRH from the coding sequence ATGGCGGGATCCAAGCTCGAAGGAGAGGAGGAGACCGTGATCCCCGCACGAGTGAAACTGGCTGACATCGCCGAGATCGCCGGCGTCTCGACGGCCACGGTCTCGAGGGTGATCAACGAGAAGCCAGTAGTCGCCGAAACCACCCGCGCCAGCGTCCTGGCGGCGCTGGAGGCCCTCGGCCATCCCCTCGACTCCCCCTCCCCCGACCAGCGCGACGGGCTGATCGCCGTGATCGTTCCCGAGCTCGGCAACCCGACCTTCGCTGCCTTCGCCAACGAGCTCTCCCTGCAGCTCTGCAGGAGTCCACGGACTGACAGCGACGGTGGAATGCACCGATTCGGCCACCGTCCGGCACTTCAGAACCCGAGCCAGAGTCGAACCGCACGCCTCGCGACATGGTCATCGTCGACCCCATGCCGACAAGCCCCCGGGGCTCGACCGTCCAGTTCCCTCCCCCGGCACTGA
- a CDS encoding amino acid ABC transporter ATP-binding protein yields MSAFPEERALVEVRGVNKYFGQHHVLKDIDLDVQKGEVVIVIGPSGSGKSTLCRSINRLETIDSGEICIDGNLLPEEGRQLAQLRSEVGMVFQAFNLFAHKTVLENVTLAPIKVHKQSKADAEKRAMDLLKRVGVAEHAQKLPAQLSGGQQQRVAIARSLAMDPKVILLDEPTSALDPEMINEVLDVMIELARSGMTMLVVTHEMGFARKAADRVVFMADGAIVEQATPETFFSNPTSDRAKDFLSKILA; encoded by the coding sequence ATGTCAGCCTTCCCCGAAGAGCGTGCGCTCGTCGAAGTCCGTGGTGTCAACAAGTACTTCGGGCAACATCACGTCCTGAAAGACATCGACCTCGATGTCCAGAAGGGCGAGGTTGTCATCGTCATCGGTCCGTCAGGTTCGGGCAAGTCCACGCTCTGCCGCTCGATCAACCGGCTCGAGACCATCGACTCAGGCGAGATCTGCATCGACGGGAACCTGCTCCCCGAGGAAGGCAGGCAACTCGCTCAGCTGCGCAGCGAGGTCGGCATGGTCTTCCAGGCGTTCAACCTGTTCGCCCACAAGACGGTGCTCGAGAACGTCACCCTCGCACCGATCAAGGTGCATAAGCAGTCGAAGGCCGACGCGGAGAAGCGGGCGATGGATCTCCTCAAGCGTGTCGGCGTCGCCGAGCACGCGCAGAAGCTGCCCGCCCAGCTCTCGGGCGGCCAGCAGCAGCGGGTCGCGATCGCGCGTTCGCTCGCCATGGATCCGAAGGTGATCCTCCTCGACGAGCCCACCAGCGCCCTCGACCCCGAGATGATCAACGAAGTGCTCGACGTCATGATCGAGCTCGCCCGCAGCGGCATGACGATGCTCGTCGTCACCCACGAGATGGGCTTCGCCAGGAAGGCGGCCGACCGGGTCGTGTTCATGGCCGACGGCGCGATCGTCGAGCAGGCAACGCCGGAGACGTTCTTCTCCAATCCGACGTCCGACCGGGCCAAGGACTTCCTTTCCAAGATCCTCGCGTAA
- a CDS encoding glutamate ABC transporter substrate-binding protein, with the protein MKIRKIAAGAVALLMSAALAACGGEKAATDFPEGSTMAKLASDGKITIGTKFDQPLFGLVGPDGKPVGFDVEMGKLIAKKLGIAEDKIEWVETVSQNREPFIQNGQVDIVIATYTINDKRKEVIDFAGPYYTAGQSFLVAKGNKAGIKGIDSVGDNTICTVTGSTSEKNIKEHTDKVITVDKYSDCLEPIRTGQAQALTTDNVILAGLVSQNPDEFEVVDSTFTEEPYGIGLKKGDDEFRTFINDTLDEAYKDGAWKKAWEDTAGKVLPVPEPPAVDRY; encoded by the coding sequence ATGAAGATCCGCAAGATCGCTGCGGGGGCAGTCGCCCTCCTCATGTCAGCAGCACTGGCCGCCTGTGGCGGCGAGAAGGCAGCCACCGACTTCCCCGAGGGCAGCACCATGGCCAAGCTGGCCTCAGACGGGAAGATCACGATCGGCACCAAGTTCGACCAGCCCCTGTTCGGCCTGGTCGGCCCCGACGGCAAGCCGGTGGGCTTCGACGTCGAGATGGGCAAGCTGATCGCCAAGAAGCTCGGCATCGCCGAGGACAAGATCGAATGGGTGGAGACGGTCTCGCAGAATCGCGAGCCCTTCATCCAGAACGGTCAGGTCGACATCGTCATCGCCACCTACACCATCAACGACAAGCGCAAGGAAGTCATCGACTTCGCCGGCCCCTACTACACGGCAGGCCAGTCGTTCCTCGTGGCGAAGGGCAACAAGGCCGGCATCAAGGGGATCGACTCCGTCGGAGACAACACAATCTGCACCGTGACCGGCTCCACTTCCGAGAAGAACATCAAGGAGCACACCGACAAGGTGATCACCGTCGACAAGTACTCCGACTGCCTCGAGCCGATCCGCACCGGCCAGGCGCAGGCGCTGACCACCGACAACGTGATCCTCGCCGGCCTCGTGTCCCAGAACCCCGACGAGTTCGAGGTCGTCGACTCCACCTTCACTGAGGAGCCCTACGGCATCGGCCTAAAGAAGGGCGACGACGAGTTCCGCACGTTCATCAACGACACTCTCGACGAGGCGTACAAGGACGGCGCTTGGAAGAAGGCCTGGGAGGACACCGCGGGCAAGGTGCTCCCCGTGCCGGAGCCCCCGGCCGTCGACCGCTACTGA
- a CDS encoding amino acid ABC transporter permease, with translation MEAVFSNLDQYWVGFKGTIELLAIGGLGALLLGTVIALLRISPIASLRAVAVSYTELLRNTPLTLVFFLIIVVLPTLQLGFSNPKIGAFIALSMYTSAFVAEAIRSGINGVPIGQAEAARSVGLTFGQTVFLIILPQAFRMVIPPLINVFIALAKNTSVAGGFLVVELFAVSKGLANANGNAVIPILLGIAACYLIITIPLGQLAGWVERKVAMQR, from the coding sequence ATGGAGGCGGTCTTCAGCAACCTGGACCAGTACTGGGTCGGGTTCAAAGGCACCATCGAACTGCTCGCCATCGGCGGGTTGGGCGCCCTCCTTCTCGGCACCGTCATCGCACTGCTTCGGATCTCCCCCATCGCGAGCCTTCGGGCCGTCGCGGTCTCGTACACCGAGCTGCTGCGTAACACACCACTCACGCTGGTGTTCTTCCTGATCATCGTCGTGCTGCCCACGCTCCAGCTCGGCTTCTCCAATCCGAAGATCGGGGCCTTCATCGCGCTGTCGATGTACACCTCGGCCTTCGTGGCGGAGGCGATCCGGTCGGGCATCAACGGCGTCCCCATCGGTCAGGCCGAGGCCGCCAGATCCGTGGGGCTGACCTTCGGACAGACGGTGTTCCTGATCATCCTTCCCCAGGCCTTCCGGATGGTGATCCCGCCGCTGATCAACGTCTTCATCGCGCTCGCGAAGAACACCTCGGTCGCGGGTGGCTTCCTGGTGGTGGAGCTCTTCGCGGTGTCGAAGGGCCTCGCCAATGCCAACGGCAACGCCGTCATCCCGATCCTGCTCGGCATCGCGGCCTGCTACCTGATCATCACGATCCCGCTCGGCCAGTTGGCCGGATGGGTTGAGCGGAAGGTGGCGATGCAGCGATGA
- a CDS encoding amino acid ABC transporter permease: MSAANVLYDAPGPKIRRLSLGLSVLIGLGVVALLGWFIWRLGQPRTTVNGAVLTGLWDPSRWDIFEDPRVWEGLLIRGLLMGTLRAAALAAVLALILGTILCFARSARSAWIRVPTTIILEFFRGMPVLLMMLFILLAMKTGGYWAVVLALTVYNGAIIGEALRAGIASLPRGQREAGLSLGLTSTTSKLIIEFPQAFRQMLPIIVAQLVVLLKDTSLGYVVAYQEILRVSYTLKDFYGSTRYSFSIFLVVLVTYLVVNFSLSTLARWLAKRSGPKTQAMIVADANLSATQTQV; the protein is encoded by the coding sequence ATGAGCGCCGCCAATGTTCTCTACGACGCCCCCGGCCCCAAGATCCGGCGGCTGTCCCTCGGCCTTTCGGTCCTGATCGGCCTCGGTGTCGTCGCCCTGCTCGGCTGGTTCATCTGGCGGCTGGGACAACCACGCACCACCGTCAACGGCGCGGTCCTGACCGGCCTCTGGGATCCGAGCCGGTGGGACATCTTCGAAGATCCCCGCGTCTGGGAGGGCCTCCTTATCCGAGGCCTCCTGATGGGGACGCTGCGCGCCGCGGCCCTCGCGGCGGTCCTCGCCCTCATCCTCGGGACCATCCTGTGCTTCGCGCGCAGCGCGCGTTCCGCCTGGATCCGGGTCCCCACGACGATCATCCTCGAGTTCTTCCGCGGCATGCCCGTCCTGCTGATGATGCTGTTCATCCTGCTGGCGATGAAGACCGGAGGCTACTGGGCCGTCGTGCTCGCGTTGACCGTCTACAACGGGGCGATCATCGGCGAGGCGCTCCGGGCGGGGATCGCATCGCTGCCGCGGGGGCAGCGCGAGGCGGGCCTTTCGCTCGGCCTGACGTCGACCACGTCGAAGCTGATCATCGAGTTCCCGCAGGCGTTCCGGCAGATGCTGCCCATCATCGTCGCCCAGCTCGTCGTGCTGCTGAAGGACACCTCCCTCGGCTACGTCGTCGCCTACCAGGAGATTCTGCGAGTTTCGTACACGCTGAAAGACTTCTACGGCTCGACCAGATACTCATTCTCAATCTTCCTCGTAGTGCTCGTCACGTACCTGGTCGTGAACTTCTCACTCTCGACGCTGGCCCGCTGGCTGGCCAAGCGCAGCGGGCCGAAGACCCAGGCGATGATCGTGGCCGACGCTAATCTCTCCGCCACCCAGACCCAGGTCTGA
- the pntB gene encoding Re/Si-specific NAD(P)(+) transhydrogenase subunit beta: MLTNFINATYIAAGLMFILALAGLSKHETARKGNVYGIMGMVFAVVATNFAIAYRDYANHNLQIDAAIMLYAALAIGGAIGLWRAKKVEMTGMPELVALLHSFVGAAAVLVGFNVHLEAGGHADALHSIEVFLGVFIGAVTFTGSLIAWGKLNGKIKSKPLTLPGRHWLNLATVVAIALLGWWYLDTGSVVPLIIATVLSLLLGAHLVAAIGGADMPVVVSMLNSYSGWAAAASGFMLDMTILIITGALVGASGAILSFIMCRAMNRSFVSVILGGFGEDVSAAGNRDYGEHREASTTEVAELLDGAGSVMIVPGYGMAVAQAQYAVAELTERLRAQGKKVGFGIHPVAGRLPGHMNVLLAEAKVPYDIVYEMDEINDDLKDTDVVLVIGANDTVNPAAMEPGSPISGMPVLRVWEAGTVVVFKRSMSAGYAGVQNPLFFNENSVMCFGDAKATAQEIVAALPAGTKA, encoded by the coding sequence ATGCTGACGAACTTCATCAACGCGACCTACATCGCAGCCGGCCTGATGTTCATCCTCGCGCTCGCCGGCCTCTCGAAGCACGAGACGGCGCGCAAGGGAAACGTCTACGGGATCATGGGCATGGTCTTCGCGGTCGTGGCGACCAACTTCGCCATCGCCTACCGAGACTACGCCAACCACAACCTGCAGATCGACGCGGCCATCATGCTGTACGCCGCGCTCGCCATCGGCGGCGCGATCGGCCTGTGGCGGGCCAAGAAGGTCGAGATGACGGGCATGCCCGAACTCGTCGCCCTCCTGCACAGCTTCGTCGGGGCCGCCGCCGTCCTCGTCGGCTTCAACGTGCATCTCGAGGCCGGCGGGCACGCTGACGCGCTGCACTCCATCGAGGTCTTCCTCGGCGTGTTCATCGGCGCCGTCACGTTCACCGGGTCGCTGATCGCCTGGGGCAAGCTGAACGGCAAGATCAAGTCCAAGCCGCTCACCCTGCCCGGACGGCACTGGCTGAACCTCGCCACCGTCGTGGCCATCGCCCTGCTCGGCTGGTGGTACCTGGACACCGGCTCGGTCGTCCCGCTGATCATCGCCACCGTGCTCTCGCTGCTGCTCGGCGCCCACCTGGTCGCCGCGATCGGCGGCGCGGACATGCCGGTGGTCGTGTCGATGCTGAACTCCTACTCCGGCTGGGCGGCGGCAGCGAGCGGTTTCATGCTCGACATGACCATCCTGATCATCACCGGTGCGCTCGTCGGCGCGTCCGGCGCCATCCTCAGCTTCATCATGTGCCGCGCCATGAACCGTTCGTTCGTCTCCGTCATCCTCGGCGGATTCGGCGAGGACGTCTCCGCCGCGGGGAACCGTGACTACGGCGAGCACCGGGAGGCGTCCACCACTGAGGTCGCGGAACTGCTCGACGGGGCCGGCTCCGTGATGATCGTGCCCGGCTACGGCATGGCGGTCGCCCAGGCGCAGTACGCCGTCGCGGAACTGACCGAGCGGCTCCGCGCGCAGGGTAAGAAGGTGGGCTTCGGCATCCATCCGGTCGCCGGTCGTCTCCCGGGTCACATGAACGTGCTGCTCGCCGAGGCGAAGGTGCCCTACGACATCGTCTACGAGATGGACGAGATCAACGACGACCTCAAGGACACCGACGTCGTCCTGGTGATCGGCGCCAACGACACCGTCAACCCCGCTGCCATGGAGCCGGGGTCGCCGATCTCCGGCATGCCGGTCCTGCGCGTGTGGGAGGCGGGAACGGTCGTCGTGTTCAAGCGGTCGATGAGCGCCGGGTACGCGGGCGTCCAGAACCCGCTGTTCTTCAACGAGAACTCCGTGATGTGCTTCGGCGACGCGAAGGCCACGGCCCAGGAGATCGTCGCGGCGCTCCCGGCAGGCACCAAGGCCTGA
- a CDS encoding Re/Si-specific NAD(P)(+) transhydrogenase subunit alpha — MRIGIPSELGAGENRVAATPKTVSQLIGLGYDVVVETGAGLRSAFPDGAYAEAGAEIVTQARACGSDIVLTVNAPAEPQIAKLRPGAVLIGFLFPRQDGELTGRLAARGVTALSMDMVPRTSRAQALDALSSMANISGYRAVVEAAHAFGRFFTGQVTAAGKVPPAKVLVAGTGVAGLAAIGAANSLGAIVRATDVRPETAEQVESMGATFLHVDTAGQGVSSDGYAKEVGADYAKKAAQLYAEQAADVDIIVTTAAIPGRPSPKLITADMVATMRPGSVIVDLAAQGGGNCELTRPGESYTTDGGVTIIGWTDLASRLPGQSSQLYGTNLVNALTLMTPARDGHLVIDFDDEVVRTMTTVRDGEITFPPPPIEVSAAPAPAAKEVAPVEPPPPPKERPWWHQVSAVAVGSIALIAVLTVAPSAFVGLFGIFALACVVGYYVVWNVTHALHTPLMSVTNAISGIIIVGAMTQLASDSYLVKIIAAVAVLLASINVFGGFAVTQRMLGMFRKG, encoded by the coding sequence ATGCGCATTGGGATCCCCAGCGAACTGGGCGCCGGAGAGAACAGAGTCGCGGCGACGCCGAAGACCGTCTCGCAGTTGATCGGGCTCGGCTACGACGTCGTGGTCGAGACGGGAGCAGGGCTGAGGTCGGCCTTCCCCGACGGGGCGTATGCCGAAGCCGGAGCGGAGATCGTCACCCAGGCACGGGCCTGTGGCAGCGACATCGTGCTCACCGTCAACGCCCCGGCGGAGCCGCAGATCGCCAAGCTGCGGCCCGGAGCCGTCCTGATCGGCTTCCTCTTCCCCAGGCAGGACGGTGAACTCACCGGTCGGCTCGCCGCGCGTGGCGTCACCGCGCTGAGCATGGACATGGTTCCCCGCACCAGCCGAGCCCAGGCGCTCGACGCGCTCAGCTCGATGGCCAACATCTCCGGCTACCGAGCCGTCGTCGAGGCCGCGCACGCCTTCGGTCGGTTCTTCACCGGCCAGGTGACGGCCGCAGGAAAGGTGCCGCCGGCGAAGGTGCTCGTCGCGGGCACCGGCGTCGCAGGACTCGCCGCCATCGGCGCCGCCAACTCGCTCGGCGCGATCGTCCGCGCGACCGATGTCCGGCCCGAGACGGCCGAACAGGTCGAGTCGATGGGGGCCACCTTCCTCCACGTCGACACGGCCGGCCAGGGGGTCTCGTCTGACGGCTATGCCAAGGAGGTCGGGGCCGACTACGCCAAGAAGGCAGCCCAGCTCTACGCCGAGCAGGCCGCCGACGTCGACATCATCGTCACCACCGCGGCCATTCCCGGACGCCCGTCACCCAAGCTGATCACCGCAGACATGGTCGCCACGATGCGACCCGGTTCGGTCATCGTCGACCTCGCCGCCCAGGGAGGCGGCAACTGCGAGCTGACCCGCCCCGGCGAGAGCTACACCACCGACGGCGGCGTCACCATCATCGGCTGGACCGACCTCGCGAGCCGGCTGCCTGGCCAGTCCTCGCAGCTGTACGGCACGAACCTCGTCAACGCGCTGACGCTGATGACCCCGGCAAGGGACGGCCACCTCGTCATCGACTTCGACGACGAGGTCGTGCGCACCATGACCACCGTGCGTGACGGCGAGATCACCTTCCCGCCGCCGCCGATCGAGGTGTCCGCGGCCCCGGCGCCCGCGGCGAAGGAGGTCGCGCCGGTCGAGCCACCGCCCCCGCCGAAGGAGCGGCCCTGGTGGCATCAGGTCTCGGCGGTCGCCGTCGGCTCGATCGCGCTGATCGCGGTCCTGACGGTCGCGCCGTCGGCGTTCGTCGGCCTGTTCGGCATCTTCGCCCTCGCCTGCGTCGTCGGCTACTACGTCGTCTGGAATGTCACCCACGCGCTCCACACACCCCTGATGAGCGTCACCAACGCGATCAGCGGCATCATCATCGTCGGCGCGATGACCCAACTGGCCAGTGACTCCTACCTCGTCAAGATCATTGCCGCCGTCGCCGTCCTGCTCGCCTCCATCAACGTGTTCGGCGGCTTCGCCGTCACCCAGCGCATGCTCGGCATGTTCAGGAAGGGCTGA
- a CDS encoding transcriptional regulator, translating to MSDLARFDEAIHAPLRLRICGLLRRVHQLDFAVLRDTLEVSDATLSKHVKTLVDLGYVVSRKAASASRSHARRLTWLSLTEPGREAFDAHVRALREIAGTLP from the coding sequence GTGAGTGACCTCGCCCGCTTCGACGAGGCGATCCACGCCCCGCTGCGGCTGCGGATCTGCGGGTTGCTGCGGCGCGTGCATCAGCTCGACTTCGCCGTCCTCCGCGACACCCTCGAGGTCTCGGACGCAACCCTGTCCAAGCACGTCAAGACCCTCGTCGACCTGGGCTACGTGGTCAGCCGCAAGGCCGCCTCCGCGAGCCGCAGCCACGCGAGGCGGCTGACCTGGCTCTCGCTCACGGAGCCGGGCAGGGAGGCGTTCGACGCCCATGTCCGCGCCCTGCGTGAGATCGCAGGAACCCTGCCGTGA
- a CDS encoding NUDIX hydrolase codes for MTVGEEDIEEPRIVSEQLYRDGAAPWLSVYSDLVTPTEGEAYRTRHVELMDGQPGAVCVVIHDERVLMARLWRPAIRATSLEFPRGMGEPGESMVETALRELREETGIEAVRTVRELGGIHADTGLLSNAIGIVEVVAAQPGLSVGSELSDAVWVPFEELVGAIAQGLIVDGITLAAWAVWSARS; via the coding sequence GTGACAGTGGGAGAAGAGGACATCGAGGAGCCGAGGATCGTCAGCGAGCAGCTGTACCGCGACGGCGCCGCTCCCTGGCTGAGTGTCTACTCGGACCTGGTGACGCCTACCGAAGGTGAGGCGTACCGGACTCGTCACGTCGAACTCATGGACGGCCAACCCGGAGCCGTGTGCGTGGTCATTCACGACGAGCGGGTGTTGATGGCGCGGTTGTGGCGCCCCGCCATCAGGGCCACGAGCCTGGAGTTTCCCCGCGGAATGGGCGAGCCGGGGGAGAGCATGGTCGAGACCGCTCTGCGTGAGCTCCGGGAAGAGACCGGCATCGAGGCAGTCCGGACGGTTCGTGAGCTGGGGGGCATCCATGCAGACACGGGACTCCTCAGCAATGCGATCGGGATCGTGGAGGTGGTCGCAGCGCAACCCGGCCTGTCCGTGGGATCCGAGTTGAGCGACGCTGTGTGGGTCCCGTTCGAGGAGTTGGTCGGAGCAATCGCGCAAGGCCTGATCGTCGACGGGATCACGCTGGCCGCCTGGGCTGTGTGGAGCGCCCGGTCATAG
- the purB gene encoding adenylosuccinate lyase — MIVPNVLANRYASTQMRDIWAPEAKIVSERRLWLAVLRAQRDLGVDFGGADPDQVIAAYENVIDQVDLDSINARERITRHDVKARIEEFNDLAGFEHIHKGMTSRDLTENIEQLQVLESLRLVRARVVAALAQLTRLATQYADQPLTGRSHNVAAQLTTLGKRFATAADELLVSLERLDDLIGRYPARGIKGPVGTAQDMLDLLGGDAEKLADLERRIADELGFAQVFTSTGQVYPRSLDYDAVTALAQVAAAPSNVATTIRLMAGLELVTEGFKEGQVGSSAMPHKMNTRSCERVNGLSVVVRGYVSMVGELAGDQWNEGDVSCSVVRRVALPDAFFALDGLFETFLTVLADFGAFPAVIEAELQRYLPFLTTTKVLMAAVRKGVGREVAHEAIKEHAVAVALDLRKGARTNDLLDRLAADERLGLTREDLDALIVSPLELAGTAQAQVARVAERVGEIVSSDPDAAAYTPGAVL, encoded by the coding sequence ATGATCGTCCCCAATGTCCTGGCCAACCGCTACGCCTCCACGCAGATGCGCGACATCTGGGCCCCCGAGGCCAAGATCGTCTCCGAGCGCAGGCTGTGGCTCGCAGTGCTCCGCGCCCAGCGCGACCTCGGCGTCGACTTCGGCGGAGCCGACCCGGATCAGGTGATCGCCGCGTACGAGAACGTGATCGACCAGGTCGATCTCGACTCGATCAACGCCCGCGAGCGGATCACGCGCCACGACGTGAAGGCAAGGATCGAGGAGTTCAACGACCTGGCGGGCTTCGAGCACATCCACAAGGGCATGACGTCGCGTGACCTCACCGAGAACATCGAGCAGCTCCAGGTGCTCGAGTCGCTGCGCCTGGTGCGTGCCCGCGTGGTTGCGGCCCTCGCGCAGCTGACCCGCCTCGCCACCCAGTACGCCGACCAGCCGCTCACCGGGCGTTCCCACAACGTCGCCGCCCAGCTGACCACGCTCGGGAAGCGGTTCGCGACCGCCGCGGACGAACTCCTCGTCTCGCTGGAACGGCTCGACGACCTGATCGGTAGGTACCCGGCACGCGGGATCAAGGGCCCTGTCGGAACGGCCCAGGACATGCTCGACCTGCTCGGCGGTGACGCGGAGAAGCTCGCCGACCTCGAGCGCCGGATCGCCGACGAGCTCGGCTTCGCCCAGGTCTTCACGTCGACCGGCCAGGTCTACCCGCGCTCCCTCGACTATGACGCCGTCACGGCGCTCGCCCAGGTCGCGGCCGCGCCGTCGAATGTGGCCACGACGATCCGCCTGATGGCCGGCCTCGAGCTGGTCACCGAGGGCTTCAAGGAGGGCCAGGTCGGCTCGTCCGCGATGCCGCACAAGATGAACACCCGCTCGTGCGAGCGCGTCAACGGCCTGTCGGTGGTCGTGCGGGGCTACGTGTCGATGGTCGGCGAGCTCGCGGGCGATCAGTGGAACGAGGGCGACGTGTCCTGTTCCGTGGTGCGCCGCGTAGCGCTGCCAGACGCCTTCTTCGCACTCGACGGCCTCTTCGAAACGTTCCTGACGGTGCTCGCCGACTTCGGCGCCTTCCCCGCGGTGATCGAGGCCGAACTGCAGCGCTACCTTCCCTTCCTGACCACCACGAAGGTCCTGATGGCCGCCGTCCGCAAGGGCGTCGGCCGCGAGGTCGCACACGAGGCGATCAAGGAGCATGCCGTCGCCGTCGCGCTCGACCTGCGCAAGGGCGCCCGGACCAACGACCTGCTCGACCGGCTGGCCGCCGACGAGCGGCTCGGGCTGACCCGGGAGGACCTCGACGCGCTGATCGTCTCCCCGCTCGAGCTCGCAGGCACGGCACAGGCTCAGGTCGCCCGGGTCGCGGAGAGGGTCGGCGAGATCGTCTCCTCCGATCCCGACGCCGCGGCCTACACCCCCGGCGCCGTCCTCTAG
- a CDS encoding putative quinol monooxygenase, with translation MIIIAGHLRIATGSREQFLEHSADAVLKARSAAGCLDFSVSPDPLDVDRVNVCEIWRDVDSLEAFRGSGMDEAQSMLVVAAAVGQFEAA, from the coding sequence ATGATCATCATTGCCGGACACCTGAGGATCGCCACGGGAAGCAGGGAGCAGTTCCTCGAGCACTCAGCGGATGCTGTGCTGAAGGCCCGCTCAGCCGCGGGCTGCCTCGACTTCTCCGTATCGCCCGACCCGCTCGACGTGGACCGCGTCAACGTGTGTGAGATCTGGCGTGACGTCGACTCCCTCGAGGCGTTCCGCGGCAGCGGGATGGACGAGGCGCAGTCGATGCTGGTGGTCGCCGCCGCCGTCGGCCAGTTCGAGGCGGCATGA